The sequence below is a genomic window from Setaria italica strain Yugu1 chromosome IV, Setaria_italica_v2.0, whole genome shotgun sequence.
AAATGTTTTGTTTCACTATAATTTGTGTGCAAATATAGATCTGTCTGGACCTCTATTTAGATAAAACACGGACTTCCCCATTTATTTGTTCCATCGATACTAAAACAATCAGAATGTCTCTTAGTTCTTGTCTAAATGGAGCTAGCTCTGCACAGAGTTCTATTTGTGTGAATAAATCTTCATTTTGCATGTTGCTTTATTGACACTGTTGATATCTTGACCTTTTCTTGATACCGGTCTTGTAAGCAAATATTACATGATTATAGTATTGTGTTACTGTGTACATGAATATAAGAATATGAGTGTAATCATGATGCTTTGTGTAACCAGGTATCTAAGCGGCCCCGCTCTGAAATAACCGAAGTTTCTTCTCATGCTGGCAAAGATGTTAGTGAAAACGTACAAGGTGCAAATGGTCAAGTCGGACGCCCTTGGGGCTGGGATGATGAGGGTGTTGTGATGGACATCAATATACTGCTCTCAGAATTTGGAGATTTTAGTGACTTCTTTCAAGAAGAGGAGTTAGATTTTGGTGAGGTAGGCATTATATATTCTTCTTGTAGTATGTTATCGAGTCCATTTTAATTCTGGTAAATATGTTATTAATCGCAATCTGCTAACTGCAATAAACTGCATTGGCTCCTGGATTTGCATTTTATGCTGCCATATTGGTTCACAAATTTTATAAAGGGAGTTTACTATTGCTTTCTTGTCTAGATTGTAACAGATAACTTCACTACTGCTTTTATAGTTGTGCGGGTTATAATCAATGGCCTCTGTTAGAGCTCATCATAACTTAGATGTGTTGAAGCTGAAGCATTTATGGCTTATTTGGTTTGAGCCCTCCCAGGCAGCTCCCGCGCCAGGCAGCGCTGCCAGCCGCAGATgtccaaaatcggacacctgaGAGTGCTGCCTGCGCCAGGCAGCTCTGGCAGGCACAAagcaaacaggcccttagttgtCATGTCACCAAAAGCCTGTGGAAGAAGAGCAGTCTCATCCCCTTTTAGCTTCATACTTCGGCTGGTTGTCATGAAATGACTATTGAAAATATCTGCTTGTTGGAGCTGAACCATTTGATGCATGTCATATAAGTTTTTTTATAAGGATTTAGCATGCTACCTGTGATGATGGGTAAATACACCGCGTCACTGCCCTATGATGACAATTATGACTGGTTAGATTATCATCTTTCTGACCTGCAAAAAAGCTTTGATTCATGTAACTAAAGTTCAATTTTCCGCTTCAAAAACTAAAGTTCAATTTCATATAGCCTCCAGGTACTGCTGAATCACACGCTCTCGTAATTCCTGCTTCCGACTGTGGAGATGTCACATTCACAGATAGTCCGTCCACAGCAATGGATATCCCTGAACAAAGACTTTCTCCTGTTGGTTTCACATCTTTGGATGCATTTGACCAACAAATTATGGCCCCTGCTCAGGATGCCGTTTCTAAAGTTCAAGAACCTCAGAAAGATGTTGCAACTCCTGCACAATCCCAGTCTTTAGTTTTATCGTCTGGAAGATTTGACTATCTTACCAAAGCTGAAGCAATGCTCACATTCGCTCCAGAATATGCAGCTGTTGAAGTTTCTGTTGCTGAGGTGCCAGCATCATTGTTCACAAATCCGTACTTGCCCAGATCAAAGAAACCAGGCAGTTCTAGTTTTAGCTCAAGAGTTTATTCATATGATGTTACACAAAGTTCTCAAATCGAGTCTGCAGGAGATAAGCCTGAGAAGCCTTCTAAATCTGGTAATCCTTTACGTGATGTTGATTCATCAAACTTATACACACTTGTCCAAGGTGGGAAGAAAGAGAGTGACAAGAGCTTAAACAGTACCGACATACAGCCAACTAAGGGAGGAACATCACCACCTATTTCTGGTGTGACTTCATTTAGTTCTTCTCTTGTTTCACAAAAGAAGAGTGATAGCATGTTTAATGCTGGGTATTTTTTGCTATCTATGAAGACTGCTCTTGCAACTGAAATTGAATGCATCACATTCCAGGCTGCCATGTGCAGAATTAGGCATACCCTGTTGTCTTTGAGACGCAAAGCGTCTGCTGATTTTAATGGCGCCATGTCCAGTTTTATGCAGACAGATGTCAGCAATAAATCAGATCTCACCCCCAAGTATGacataagaaaaaaagaagttaTGCCCATAAGGCTATCTAGTGATGTTGAGCATGAAACACATGACAGATCCTTAATGGAAAGTGTGGGAGTTTGGAGGCCGGTTGTTACTCCTAAAGGGGCAAACTCTCTTGAGTCTTTGTCTGCTAAAACATTAACTGGTGCAAGCCCAAGTCAGTCTATGCAAAGGCAGCCTGTTGTGGATCTTCTCTTTGCCATGGCGCTGCTTGTTCAACAATCTACTTCATTTGTTGATATTTCACTTGATATGGATGATGGGGATGGTTCCTTTTTCTGGCTTTCTCTGGATGAGCAAAAGAGACGTGGGTTTTCTTGTGATCCTTCGATGGTTCATGCTGGCTGTGGTGGTCTATTAGGAACATGCCATTCGAAGGATTGTGCTGGTGTTGATTTAGTTGATCCACTTTATGCTGAGGTAAACTCTTGtgctcaccttttttttttcaatctctTATAGTTGTGCAGTACTTTTTTCCCCACGTTCCAATATTCATGTTCAATCTCTTTATGGTACAGGTTTCAGAGTCATCCATGTTTAGCTTGTTGCAGTCAGATATAAGGACAGCTCTCAAAACTGCCTTTGCAAACATGGATGGCCCATTATCTGTGATTGATTGGTGCAGGGGCCGAAGCAATCCACCTGAGTCTGCAGCTACGGGAGATGCATACTCTTTTCAGTACTCCACCGGTGATATCCGGGAGCCATCAAACACTTTGTCCATTGGTGGAGATTCAATGAGCCCACCTCAGCCGACCAGTAGTAACCGAGGTATGCCTGCTGTGACTTGTTCTCTGAACTTGATAATTGTATTGCAAAAATAATATCGCCAAAGGGGGAGAGACCATTATTTCATAGGATATTGAGTGTCAATGCAGGCACTTCAGAGCTGGAGCATCAAAAGGGATATCACCGTGTCAGACCAACCATCGCCGTCCTCCCTTCACCTTCTATGCTTGTTGGGTAGTGTAccttttcttccatgaattgttTTCTCCTAGATACTGCATGAGTTACTGATGCAAGCATTGAAACTGCAGTTACCAGGATGATTGGTTGAAAGTCTCGGTGAATAGCCTTAAGACTTGGGAGAAAGCTCCTTTTGAACCTTATGCCTCACCCAAGCCTGTAAGATTAGTTTGGTGGTGTTTTGCcacccccttccctccctctaCTCCTCTCATGCTGCTTTTGGGGAAACAGAAGTTTCTGCAAATAGGGCCTAGCTACTTGAAAAATCATAATTTTTACACTATTTTTTTTGAGCCATAGCATAGCCAGATTGGTGAAGATTCTTTTAACAGCAAAGATACCATAGAGCAAGTGGCACATGGCAACATTATATTTCCCCAATTACAGTTAGTAACTTGAGATTGTTATATTTGTCTCATCGTTTTTGTGGCTCATAAATTTCTCATTTGTTCTCTCTTACAGGTTACTTATTATGCACTTTGCCCCGATATTGATATGCTTACTTCAGCGGCCACTGATTTTTTCTTGCAGCTTGGAACAGGTGAGTGTCATTTATCTCCTTGCTTCTGATTTTCATAAGTTATGGTTCAAGCATATGTTGTTGATAGAAGCTACTCCTGTTGAATCCATTCCTAAGTAGCTGTTACTTGAGAATATAGGCACCCTAAATGTAAAAATTTGAGCATTATACATAAAAGTGCATACATGGAAATAGTTGGTACTTATAACTCAAAGATTATCTTAGGTGATTCATTTGTGTGCACCTAAGATTATCGTTAGCATCAAAACCAGATGCCATCATGACCACGAAACCTTCATTCCTCATCTTTGACAACACAATTGATGTAGGCAAGAAATACTTTTGTCACTCCagaatattttcatatttaAGCGATTTCTTAATCTCCAAGCCTTCATTCTAGTTCATCATTATGCATTTGCTTTTAATAGCGGCTTATATTAATTTTGTGTTCTTGTAGTTTATGAAGTTTGCAAACTGGGAACTCATTCACCACAAAACAGTGGAGGACAAATGGAACTGTCTCCTGGAAAATATTTGCCTTCAGGACTTGTTCTAGTTGAGTGTCCTGATCAGGTGAAGAAGGTTGGCAGCAGTCACTTAAGTCCCATCAGTTCGATATCTGACTATCTTCAAGCTTTTTCAAAACATTGGAGTGTGAAAAGCTTTCTAACATCTGTGTCGAGGATACTTAGGGATATAAAGCTCACTTCAAGCATCTCTACAAATCAAAAAGAGAGCAGTAGTGGACCTTGCACTGTAAggcctttttttcattttgtccCTTTCCCATTGATTTGATTCATATTTCTTATGTTCGTGTTTCTCTTTGTTCCATCTACACTGATTGTTTAATGTTTTGCAACTCTGCGCTGCCTTTGCCATTTGCCTTTTTCAAACAAGAACAATTTGGAGAATCCGCACCCCAAGCGAAATGAATAATTTAGTGTCATTGCATAGGAATTTgccaaaaggaaaagagaagtaGCTATATTAGGTTTAGGTCTTCCTTTGATTAGATATAACAAGTTTCAGTTGTCTTTGTTTGGTAATAtcaatcttcttcttgatgcaTTAATGATTTTCATCtgtactattatatatataaagaTTTTCATATGTTTTTGTTGTGGTACACTATGTTCCTAAAATTGACTTTATAGGTTTTTGTTAGTTTCATCTGTGCTAACAAACTTTTCTACTTTCGTGATGTACCATGACCAGGGCTCCTGTCATGGTCTAATGGATAAGTGCTAGTGTTCAGATATTCACTCCCTAGAAATTAGGCAGTATACAATAGGTATTATGCATCTATTGTTAATAATTCCCATCATTACAGTACACTTAACACAATAGAATCTCTAGTTTTGTAGATAAATATGCTGTGCAGTCTTTGGTAGTTGGCACAGATGGAGTAAAGTTGGTTAGGGAAGTTAGATTAAGAATGAGGATTCCAGCTAACTAGAAAAGAAGAGTCTAATTAAGTTCAATTGAAGTTAGGAAAATCAAGAGGGTCCAAGTTAAGGCGCGGCTTCAGTGCTAGGAGGGTTTAGTAATCTAAAATCATATGGGAGTTGTCTTTGTAATAAATTGGATCAAACAAGAAAGAAATTAACCTCTTCTTTTGAACTGCCTTTCCCAACTCATATTTGTTTTTCTCATCTACCCTTGTCTAATTGCAGACCATTTGCTGTACATGTAGTTCATGCTTGCTGGTACAACACTGCTATATTTTTCGTAGCAAAGCAGACCCACAACTCATGATAGTTGAAGGGCAATGTATATTTGAACCTAATTATCATGTTTTTCCTGAATGATTCAACACTTTATTGGCTTTCAACATACTACATTTTTGCAAGTTTTTGTTTTATACATGATTGCAACTTTTTAACACCATGTTGCATGTATGATGATATTCAGTTCTTGCCTCATAGTTTGATTTGATATTACATGTTTTAGGGAGTGTTGTGAACTAAAAAGATGACTTTGCTCTTGTTTGGAAGGTCTGGGATTACCCAGGAACCCAAATTATCCATGTGGAACTTAATTTGATTTCCACTTGGATGGACGGGATCACTTTCCAATTTTCCGTCTCAGACCATCCAAACAAGATGCTGGCATTGCAGTCAATATGATAATCTTGTTAGATCATATATTCATGTCTTGTATTTCCTGATTCTCAGTTTTGTAAGGGGTTTTGTGTATATTTGCATACACCTATACGTCTATACATTCGGGTCTAGAGCTCTCATAATGGATGCAAGGCTATTCTTACATGGTAATTTATTCAACTTACTTTTGACACCAGCGATCCTTTATCCATGCAGGTAATTTATGTAGTCTGCCCGTTTCCAGATCCTGGTGCAATTCTACAGACACTAGTAGAATGTTCTGTTTCTCTTGGATACGTTATTTCATCCCCAGAGAGGGAAAGGAAATCACTGTATTTCCAGGTTGCCAAAGCACAAAACAGCAGTGCTTGTGCAGATGAAGCATCAGCATCAAATGTTGTAATGCTATCTGGGTTCAGTATACCTAAGCTCGTATTGCAGATTGTTACGATTGAAACTGTACTGAGAATTGATAAGCCAAGCAATGAGCTTGCTGTTTTGAAGGATATAGCATTTACAGTGTACAACAAGGCGCGGCGAATCCCACGAGCTGTTTCCACAAACGACATGTTTCAGTCACCTACTTATTTGGGTAGATCTCAGTCCACAATGATGCATGTTACATCGCCTGCTCCTACCCTTTGGAAAGAATGTTTAGTTCCTCGGATGTCTGGACCAACTCTCTCGAGAGAAACAGATTTTGATGCACCCATGAGGTCAGCAACATGGGATAACTCATGGCAGCCTGCTCGTGCAGGACTGCTGGACCCAAGTAAGATCCCGGATTTATGTGCACAAGATGATAGGAAGTATGCCTTTGAGCCACTTTTCATACTAGCAGACCCTGGATCTGTCGATCCTAATGCTTCAATGGAATCGTCAAAATCTGGAGCCGACGCCAGTGGCAGCGGGGTTTATGCCTCTGATAGTGGTGCGAGCCCTCTACTCGATGGATCTGAGTGTGACAGAGCAGCAAGTCTCCATTGCTGTTATGGTTGGACTGAGGACTGGCGATGGTTAATATGCATCTGGACAGATGCTAGAGGAGAGTTATTGGATAGCCTAATATTTCCTTTTGGTGGTATTAGTAGCCGCCAAGACACTAAAGTTCTCCAAAGTCTTTTCATTCAAATTCTGCAGCAGGGTTGTCAAATAATGTCGTCATCTCCTGAGGCTAGCAACATGAGACCAAGAGATGTAATGATAACTCGCATTGGAGGTTTTCTTGAACTTGAAATTCAAGGTACTAACTGCTTTTATCGTAAACTCAATTTTCCTTATTTTTAGGAAATAACTTGTGATTGTCTAATATATTTTGTGTGCAGAATGGCAAAAGGCAATATATTCTTTTGGTGGTAATGAAGTCAAGAAGTGGCCTGTGCAGTTACGGCGATCCATACCTGAGGGTATTCCATCTAATTCGAATGGTCCTGCACTCCAGCAGCAAGACATGACCTTAATTCAAGATAGAAACATGCCTTCCTCACCAAATCCTTTGTACAGTCCTCATTCAAAATCAAGTTTCATGAAAGGTGGACTTGGACAATCAGGCAACAAAAAACAGATCCTAGTGGAACAAACTGGGATGGACAATTCAAGGGGTTCGCTGCACTTAGTTCGCAGCATCAGTTTGGTTGCAGTTTCCCAAGATCATTCATTGCATCTCACATGTCAAGCGGATCTTTTGACCAGGCTTGCTCCTGGTAAGCACCACCTGTGTATAAATATTTTGAGGCATTTACTTTCAACACTGAATAATTTCTAGATATTTATTGACCATATCATGTGCAAAAACAACATAAGATTAGTTgcttaaaaatatttttaaccTACATGAGTATAAATTAATTAGCAAACTCCTTTTTCTGTAAGGAAATCAATAGTAGAAGAGAGAATCACATTTATTTAAGCTTTGCCAAATTATGACCTCTTTTACAGGTGAAGGGAATCAAGGTAGCAGTGGTCCTTTGAGTTACTTGGAAGGCTTCACTCCAGTGAAGTCCATTGGGTCAATGCCAGCATCACACTCTTATCTCCTAGTTCCTTCTCCAAGTATGAGATACCTTTCTCCAGCAACATTACAGCTCCCGACATGCCTGACATCAGAATCTCCACCCCTTGCCCATCTACTGCACAGCAAAGGGACCGCAATTCCCTTGGCAATGGGCTATGTCGTCTCCAAAGCCGTCCCGCCCGTAAGAAGGGACTCTGCACAGCTTACCAGGGAGGATCGGCCCTCTGTTCTCTCGGTTAGCATCATTGATCACTATGGGGGCAGCATTGGCATGGTTCAAGAAAAGATGAGCCGAGGTGCTGGTGGCAGCAACATGAGCAAACAGGCAAGGAACTTCACTCAGGAGACATCGACTAGAGACTATGAGATGGAGATGCATAGTGTGCTGGAAACCGTTGCCGCCGAGCTTCACTCCCTTTCTTGGTTGACTGTTAGCCCGGTCTACACAGAAAGGCGTACGGCTCTGCCCTTCCACTGTGACATGGTCCTGAGGTTGAGGCGGCTTCTACACTACGCCGATCGGCATCTAACTCAACCAGCAGAGAAGGGAGAGACGGCTTAGAGGGGCGACTAATTGGCATGTAGATGTTACACAGGAAAATTAGGGTTAGTTGGTGCTCAAATCCAAGTGTCTGTGTATGTATCTAGGTAGGTCAGGGCACATTGACGAGCTCCCTAGCCCGATTTTGCGTTGATAGTGGTTGATAGCTCTAATTTTGGGTTGAGGATGTAATTAAGCGTGCAAACAGGATGATACCTCTCCCTTGATTCAATGTAATATTGTtgtaacattttttttgttcgaCAGATTGTTTCCTTGGTGTTTGAGCTATTGGTTTGGGAATGTTCATCTCTTGTTTAGGGATGATGttgccattcttttttttttcctcctgaaCTGCTGGTTGTATGTTGGAAACAGCAAAAACCTGTGAAGGATTTTGCCACCCAAGGGATGGGCATTTTGTCAGCCAGGGTTGCCATGCAAGGAGGTGTTTTCAGTTTCGAGTTAAATCTCCATGGGAAACCGATCTCTTGAAGGAaaactccttttttcttttacttcatTCACATTTAATAACTCATTTTCTTCTCTTACCGTCTGATACAACATGTATATACTATTTCTAAAGAACGTAATCCTCTCTCCTTGTTGGTCCAGGCACCGCGGTACAGTCGCATCCGCGGAGGTTGCCGCCGCCCTCTGGCGCTCAAAGCGGGCAAGCGGCAGTCTAGCAGTCGCAGCCGCGGGGCGAGCAGAGGCATAGCCGACGCACCCTCGCAGTCGCAGCACCTCAAGCGCAGACGTGCACGGGGGACGGGGCGGCAAGCTGCGCGCACGCAAGGATGAAGAAAGGGGACGCGAGGAAGAAGGGCGAGCAGGGGAGCCTCGTCGCCCGTGGGCCCCATCCATCAGTGTCTATCAAATGCGTGTGGGCGACAAATTATTAAATGTCGCATATGCGATATATAGTCACTGGCGTGGAGACCTACCTGCATTATTGTTGTTGGCACGCACGTTCAAAGTATTAGCATATGTGACTCCAGTTGTTCTATTCATACTTCCTCATTGCAGCCCCATGGCTAATATTAAGCAAAAATAACATTACCATACATAGATTCGTAAAGATACGTCTCACGTCGAACAAAATTACATATTACATCATGCTATTAGATTAATAGCGTCCAGACGTCAGATGAGAAATTTTCTATTAGACGCTTCGATGAAACATTAAAGGTAGCGATCACtgtttgcaacatgaaaaataatgtgtaaaaatgactacgttgttcgactctAGGATATAAAATTCCcccgcaacatgaacactatgtttcatgcaacattcactgtgaaacatgcataaacaatagttgcaacatcgatgcTTAACTATTGTAAAATATGTCGGAGCatctaatttttttagattccGGACGTAGCATTACCGTAGGCTAAAGCAAGAGAATATACACTAAGCTACATCACCACATATCCTCTTCTCGTCATATACAGATAGTAATACTGATTGAGCCTTCCATGAGTACCAAAGTTGTGGCCGGGATAAAAGATTATATCTATATTGCAAAATATACAACGACATATAAATTCTTTGATTATATGAGATGGCGAGATGCTTTGAAGACCAAATAGCTAgcccttcatttatgcaataaTCTATATATTTCACTATTGCATGACTGCATCATCATTTATTTGGCGGGAACAGACGATCAATACAGAGTGTATTTGCCCCTAGGTTTTGCAGAACAGGCAGTGGGCCTTGCACTCGCCTCTCGTTCTATAAGCGTACTGCATCATCATTTATTTGGCGGGAACAGACGATCAATACGGTGTGTATTTGCCCCTAGGTTTTGCAGAACGGGCAGTGGGCCTTGCACTCGCCTCTCGTTCTATAAGCGTGTGTTTGGTTCCAAGGcaaagtgggacgggacggttCTGACCTAATTTTGTGGGATGGGACGATCCTGTCTATTATTTGGTTGAGGTGGGGTAGATCCAtccctattttttgtttggttgatggTTAAGAAATgtggaatggatgatacttGTAACACCGTTAGCAACAGGGTTTAGTGGGCCCCCTCTATCATTTTAGGACCCACACGTCATCCTCTATCTTCTATTTTCTTTCATTATCTTCTTCTCCCCGCTCCTTCTCTCTCCcacccgcctcctccccgtcggGCTTCCTCCACCCCCTCGCCTTCTCTCCCcacccggccggcccgccgcctcACAAGAGCCGGTCACCGCCCTGCCACCCCACCCTCCCCTCGGGCTCCACCACGCCGCGCGCCCCCTTTTCTCCTCCCCATCCGC
It includes:
- the LOC101772542 gene encoding mediator of RNA polymerase II transcription subunit 13; amino-acid sequence: MWTNIFKIVDLQTVSWFQFLPIEPDASTTKERSSKAEQKDALNNVVLSAYLHLQSEGFLSTWTNSFVGPWDPSQGEHNPDEKIKLWLFLPGRHSSVSEMAQTAVNKLRVASNGLWVAPGNSEEVAAALSQALRNSLERSLRGLSYARFGDVFTKYNPPTRNQNSFRRAQPTVEFVFAATEEAIFVHVLISARYMRNLCSDDIEKVLTHSPRSVGEGLPVVVAPSGMLGRLVGCCPSDLVRQVYPSKSSAPNLPGFTQPTVCQLRGQSYYVEVALGFPAASADRVSESEQIQIKKEMDSVKDSQLGADGQRKVESPDSLPVLERTFIYPPEAVLVPMVHQAFVRFSSKRMCLQGSLGGSLWEAWPFWNFTPSSYFQNSSFLGSSRGLGVNSNFLRLRRKKNKCNNMASSVSSVSSTSDGSEHAVATEGDLLADADSMVRRQSDTPSNNENAGSKTVSKRPRSEITEVSSHAGKDVSENVQGANGQVGRPWGWDDEGVVMDINILLSEFGDFSDFFQEEELDFGEPPGTAESHALVIPASDCGDVTFTDSPSTAMDIPEQRLSPVGFTSLDAFDQQIMAPAQDAVSKVQEPQKDVATPAQSQSLVLSSGRFDYLTKAEAMLTFAPEYAAVEVSVAEVPASLFTNPYLPRSKKPGSSSFSSRVYSYDVTQSSQIESAGDKPEKPSKSGNPLRDVDSSNLYTLVQGGKKESDKSLNSTDIQPTKGGTSPPISGVTSFSSSLVSQKKSDSMFNAGYFLLSMKTALATEIECITFQAAMCRIRHTLLSLRRKASADFNGAMSSFMQTDVSNKSDLTPKYDIRKKEVMPIRLSSDVEHETHDRSLMESVGVWRPVVTPKGANSLESLSAKTLTGASPSQSMQRQPVVDLLFAMALLVQQSTSFVDISLDMDDGDGSFFWLSLDEQKRRGFSCDPSMVHAGCGGLLGTCHSKDCAGVDLVDPLYAEVSESSMFSLLQSDIRTALKTAFANMDGPLSVIDWCRGRSNPPESAATGDAYSFQYSTGDIREPSNTLSIGGDSMSPPQPTSSNRGTSELEHQKGYHRVRPTIAVLPSPSMLVGYQDDWLKVSVNSLKTWEKAPFEPYASPKPVTYYALCPDIDMLTSAATDFFLQLGTVYEVCKLGTHSPQNSGGQMELSPGKYLPSGLVLVECPDQVKKVGSSHLSPISSISDYLQAFSKHWSVKSFLTSVSRILRDIKLTSSISTNQKESSSGPCTVIYVVCPFPDPGAILQTLVECSVSLGYVISSPERERKSLYFQVAKAQNSSACADEASASNVVMLSGFSIPKLVLQIVTIETVLRIDKPSNELAVLKDIAFTVYNKARRIPRAVSTNDMFQSPTYLGRSQSTMMHVTSPAPTLWKECLVPRMSGPTLSRETDFDAPMRSATWDNSWQPARAGLLDPSKIPDLCAQDDRKYAFEPLFILADPGSVDPNASMESSKSGADASGSGVYASDSGASPLLDGSECDRAASLHCCYGWTEDWRWLICIWTDARGELLDSLIFPFGGISSRQDTKVLQSLFIQILQQGCQIMSSSPEASNMRPRDVMITRIGGFLELEIQEWQKAIYSFGGNEVKKWPVQLRRSIPEGIPSNSNGPALQQQDMTLIQDRNMPSSPNPLYSPHSKSSFMKGGLGQSGNKKQILVEQTGMDNSRGSLHLVRSISLVAVSQDHSLHLTCQADLLTRLAPGEGNQGSSGPLSYLEGFTPVKSIGSMPASHSYLLVPSPSMRYLSPATLQLPTCLTSESPPLAHLLHSKGTAIPLAMGYVVSKAVPPVRRDSAQLTREDRPSVLSVSIIDHYGGSIGMVQEKMSRGAGGSNMSKQARNFTQETSTRDYEMEMHSVLETVAAELHSLSWLTVSPVYTERRTALPFHCDMVLRLRRLLHYADRHLTQPAEKGETA